One Prolixibacteraceae bacterium DNA segment encodes these proteins:
- the pyrE gene encoding orotate phosphoribosyltransferase, which yields MEDLQLEVTKKLVEINTIKISPESPFTWASGWKSPIYCDNRKVLSYPAVRTFIAKQFAALVREKYPNAEVIAGVATGAIAHGVLVAEELGLPFVYVRSKPKDHGLENLIEGDLNPGQKVVIIEDLVSTGVSSLKAAEAVRNFGGDVLGMMAIFTYNFTIATENFEEANIELTTLSKYQNLLELALSNGDITEEQKVDLDGWRKDPANWGR from the coding sequence ATGGAAGACTTACAATTGGAAGTAACGAAAAAGTTAGTGGAGATCAATACAATTAAAATCTCACCAGAGAGTCCTTTTACTTGGGCTTCAGGTTGGAAATCTCCTATTTATTGTGACAATAGAAAGGTACTTTCTTATCCTGCTGTTCGTACTTTTATTGCAAAGCAGTTTGCTGCATTAGTACGTGAGAAATACCCAAATGCTGAGGTTATCGCAGGGGTAGCAACAGGAGCTATTGCTCACGGTGTTTTGGTTGCAGAGGAGTTAGGTCTTCCTTTTGTTTATGTAAGATCTAAGCCGAAAGATCATGGTTTGGAAAATCTTATTGAAGGAGATTTGAATCCTGGACAAAAGGTTGTAATTATTGAAGACTTAGTTTCTACTGGAGTGAGTTCATTAAAAGCTGCCGAGGCTGTTCGTAATTTTGGAGGTGATGTGCTTGGAATGATGGCAATCTTTACCTACAACTTTACTATTGCTACGGAGAATTTTGAAGAAGCTAATATTGAATTGACTACTCTAAGTAAGTACCAAAATCTTTTGGAACTTGCATTAAGTAATGGAGACATTACAGAAGAGCAGAAAGTGGACTTGGATGGCTGGAGAAAAGATCCTGCTAACTGGGGACGCTAG
- a CDS encoding biotin--[acetyl-CoA-carboxylase] ligase, with protein MQRAIGHTKIQFDHIDSTNNYANELFKTKSQLHGTVVVTDYQNSGKGQKGNHWESEKGKNLTFTLLLEPKDLKIGNQFYISQAISLAIVSYLRQKGVDKVQIKWPNDIYVSHKKICGILIETQWLATEIKQAIAGVGLNVNQREFISDAPNPISITQITSIDYNLQEEFTLLLDELETYWQVMENHPEKLDTAYHQDLYLKGQWTKFKDQNGIFEGKIIGVNEYGQLIIEDRTLQQRVYNFKEVSLASMNS; from the coding sequence ATGCAAAGAGCAATAGGCCATACCAAAATACAATTTGATCATATTGATTCTACCAATAATTATGCCAACGAACTTTTCAAGACAAAAAGTCAGCTTCATGGCACGGTTGTCGTGACAGACTATCAAAACAGTGGCAAAGGACAGAAAGGCAATCATTGGGAGAGTGAAAAAGGAAAGAATCTCACCTTCACCCTTCTTCTAGAACCGAAAGATTTGAAGATAGGGAATCAGTTCTATATCTCACAGGCTATTTCTTTGGCCATTGTATCTTATTTAAGACAAAAAGGAGTGGATAAAGTACAAATCAAATGGCCTAATGACATCTATGTAAGTCATAAAAAGATATGTGGCATCCTAATAGAGACACAATGGCTTGCGACGGAAATTAAACAAGCGATTGCTGGGGTTGGGCTTAATGTAAACCAAAGAGAATTTATTTCAGATGCCCCCAACCCTATCTCAATCACACAGATAACAAGCATCGACTATAACCTTCAAGAAGAGTTCACATTGCTTCTTGACGAGTTAGAGACATATTGGCAAGTCATGGAGAATCATCCAGAAAAGCTGGATACAGCATATCATCAAGATCTTTACTTAAAAGGTCAGTGGACGAAATTCAAAGACCAAAATGGAATATTCGAAGGAAAAATTATTGGCGTAAACGAATATGGCCAATTAATCATAGAAGATCGGACTCTTCAACAAAGAGTATATAATTTCAAAGAGGTAAGTTTGGCATCCATGAATTCATAG